The following are from one region of the Rhipicephalus microplus isolate Deutch F79 chromosome 1, USDA_Rmic, whole genome shotgun sequence genome:
- the LOC142803102 gene encoding uncharacterized protein LOC142803102, which produces MKTYPWLQFPSIPEDLVSSPKWGRTVSDLPSAALAPIARDTAGALAKKSRTFSWSAKTQIVRKRHLSVSLGEQSLHRRRSSTARHVATSEHSLHHRRPSASREMTHSGHSPHRTRPSTERHLVTSEHYPHHRPSSPRRYMATSGHSPRHRRPSTSRELAPSELSPDRTRPSEDRHLATRDHSPHRRRKAACRELAPHEHSPYHARSSTSREFSHSDRSPERRRPPACKQLTQLRRESSEQEQEMTPTSRRVSVSEKTRASLANREKNLKMRPESTTEELGANSHRQCNASVQTNAPGPSNNEKLGCMSAGKRNSLEQDNESTHAKTPRTDSAPAQYGTKRRLSESRSTGSICRPFSASFCPRRHQHHHHHHHHHRHHDSPVGSCSFAPVAPTCGAVGPQYSRHCENLLAAHNFVSNVIACSPDLQGCPLHRTTVMCYPEYIQAPVTTGVSHVCTVAPPMLQPQISAQFVMPTAPVVGGFQPQVATENKAQSDGDLYLLIPSPTGHEKLYQARPLSPVFRVARSADELERASRRPTSSVSAISTIPREVDTWESEARPIKRRAPLKPTAKEGQRAGPKSSSQLSLQMQRWKVDENKEGRSKFQQRITDTQPSGLRAVSSSLKASQKAASRPLSLAPTGLGTSKGAFENADNEHVTTAVQNDEQSVKVSKRLSITPVQDLAEKSQVGGPQDVVPASQKDQCSTMAISEKNEATKELTQAAEPKGSREYEETYVMPGASSLHLEQSVNRGEISASIAGKETYENEQTAKVEAPCQDAPPNRDDDDADKANPPAQNVPEAKDDGFDRQGFEENAKEGADKSDKESIERNDEENSEQDNADKPAPPEEAPSEGDNKRNDGSGEPLELQQAAGTTPAADIEPTAEIRKQELEGFTCTLYPESRFAIIIGLVCLIWISVVYFLASPKDQFDQTTEFSDSTRTPLTFPAQVETTMTALTGTVTKTTTHSEVPFNIYICSTDRCIDEGERLRQYITEQISPCDNFYQYVCSGWELDTPLRDFGQGIAISTDVFLEEKMAKALRDYILDERNVDVGATRMLYKACLRPAGNSFALLQREVFATLPVRTWPYNGTHMQSNDIWELAGTLLRRYGIVSILDVTIGVLRGHDDKTIELCYPRHLLKGDYANAEVLETFRSAVFEAAEEFGWSSAAESLISQVISVAQNLALLMDDVSSWDVQVWKFDEFIHSNRDIGAFLRSVFERDAFVDTAVVLRNLRPIERLQDFASTSNVDAFLNYLCFRVVVYFSPLLDRDRSRHLRRLAGSEIAGRVLSEHKEWLLCLRMVESAQPACLSRALTMQQVAAGTYVPSRIWIGRLEDQFYRNLRRLAWMTEISVNVFNDVIRKFRVARFFGASVFDDDYCPQPPPSEIRGSSSIGLFVRFAAKYQLWRLRQIERPTRPRDYGHTFDMRSRYNVAQQAVYLPVGLVGDSLPANSTMPVYHASRTAVRLYLGLLPLVYERWDSNENTEALEVLGGSSASRLAHLLDCLEADWSAMPMELRLSTDDGQIRPAEARYAILAQSAALALAYAAFKVTAHALQHVQTGPLLKESPA; this is translated from the exons ATGAAGACCTACCCCTGGCTCCAGTTTCCAAGCATACCAGAAGATCTGGTCAGCTCACCAAAGTGGGGAAGAACCGTGAGCGACCTGcccagtgctgccttggcacccATTGCAAGAGACACCGCGGGAGCACTGGCCAAAAAGAGCCGAACGTTTTCCTGGTCGGCTAAGACGCAGATAGTGCGAAAGAGGCACCTTTCAGTAAGCTTGGGTGAGCAATCGCTGCACCGTAGACGATCTTCAACGGCCAGACATGTGGCAACCAGTGAACATTCCCTACACCACAGAAGACCTTCAGCGTCCAGGGAAATGACACACAGTGGACATTCTCCGCACCGTACACGACCTTCAACGGAGAGACATCTGGTAACCAGTGAACATTATCCGCACCATAGACCATCGTCACCGCGCAGATATATGGCAACCAGTGGACACTCTCCACGCCACAGAAGACCTTCAACGTCCAGAGAACTGGCACCCAGTGAACTTTCTCCGGACCGTACACGACCTTCAGAGGATAGACACCTGGCAACCAGAGATCATTCTCCACACCGTAGACGAAAGGCAGCGTGCAGGGAACTGGCACCCCATGAACATTCTCCGTACCATGCACGATCTTCAACGAGCCGCGAGTTTTCACACAGTGATCGTTCTCCGGAACGCAGAAGACCTCCAGCGTGCAAACAACTTACCCAGCTCCGCCGGGAGTCAtcagaacaagaacaagaaatgacTCCCACCAGTCGCCGCGTGTCAGTTAGTGAAAAGACACGTGCATCTCTTGCCAATCGCGAAAAGAATCTAAAGATGCGCCCAGAGTCGACGACAGAGGAGCTCGGAGCCAATTCGCATCGTCAATGCAATGCATCGGTACAGACAAATGCACCCGGACCCAGCAACAACGAGAAGTTGGGATGCATGTCAGCAGGAAAGCGAAATTCTTTGGAACAGGATAATGAATCGACACATGCGAAAACCCCTCGCACCGATTCGGCTCCTGCACAGTACGGAACCAAACGTCGTCTTTCCGaatctcgttcaacgggctcgaTCTGTCGACCTTTCAGCGCCTCTTTCTGCCCCCGCagacatcaacaccatcatcaccaccatcatcaccatcgcCATCACGACTCCCCTGTCGGGAGCTGTTCATTTGCTCCCGTGGCTCCAACTTGTGGGGCAGTGGGACCACAGTATAGCCGACACTGTGAAAATTTGTTAGCAGCACACAACTTCGTTTCGAATGTGATCGCCTGTTCGCCGGATCTTCAAGGCTGTCCGCTGCACCGTACAACTGTCATGTGTTATCCTGAGTATATTCAGGCACCCGTAACGACAGGTGTATCACACGTCTGCACAGTTGCGCCTCCTATGTTGCAGCCACAAATCTCAGCACAGTTTGTGATGCCCACTGCGccagttgtaggtggatttcaGCCGCAGGTAGCCACGGAGAACAAGGCGCAGTCGGATGGAGATTTATATTTATTGATTCCTTCACCTACGGGTCATGAAAAACTCTACCAAGCTCGGCCTTTGTCACCTGTATTTCGTGTAGCAAGGAGCGCTGATGAGCTTGAACGTGCTAGCAGGCGCCCGACATCTAGCGTCTCGGCCATTAGCACCATACCCCGCGAAGTTGACACCTGGGAATCTGAAGCTCGGCCAATAAAGCGGCGTGCACCCTTAAAGCCAACTGCTAAAGAAGGGCAGCGGGCCGGTCCAAAATCTTCTAGTCAATTGTCTCTGCAAATGCAGCGTTGGAAAGTTGACGAAAACAAAGAGGGACGAAGCAAGTTTCAGCAACGTATCACTGACACGCAGCCGTCCGGTCTAAGAGCAGTCAGTTCATCTTTGAAAGCAAGCCAGAAAGCAGCCTCGAGGCCACTCTCGTTAGCCCCGACAGGACTTGGCACGAGCAAGGGAGCTTTCGAAAATGCAGATAACGAACACGTGACCACAGCAGTTCAGAACGACGAACAATCGGTTAAGGTGTCTAAAAGGCTCAGCATCACCCCGGTGCAAGATTTAGCCGAGAAATCTCAAGTTGGAGGGCCTCAAGACGTAGTCCCTGCGTCTCAGAAAGACCAGTGTTCAACGATGGCGATTTCCGAGAAAAACGAAGCTACTAAAGAGCTGACACAGGCTGCAGAGCCAAAAGGAAGCCGTGAATACGAAGAAACATATGTAATGCCTGGTGCTTCGTCGTTGCATCTTGAGCAGTCAGTGAATCGTGGTGAAATCAGCGCCAGCATTGCAGGCAAAGAAACTTACGAGAATGAGCAAACGGCAAAAGTAGAAGCGCCCTGTCAGGATGCTCCACCCAACAGAGACGACGATGATGCGGACAAGGCAAACCCTCCGGCTCAAAATGTTCCAGAAGCTAAGGACGATGGGTTTGACCGGCAGGGCTTTGAAGAAAATGCTAAAGAGGGCGCAGATAAGAGTGATAAAGAAAGCATCGAACGAAATGACGAAGAGAATAGCGAGCAGGACAATGCAGATAAACCTGCTCCACCTGAAGAGGCTCCTTCAGAAGGCGACAACAAGCGCAACGACGGCAGCGGTGAGCCTCTGGAACTTCAGCAGGCTGCCGGGACGACACCTGCTGCTGACATTGAGCCTACTGCCGAGATTCGTAAACAGGAACTTGAAGGTTTCACGTGCACCCTGTACCCCGAAAGCCGGTTTGCAATAATCATTGGCCTGGTGTGTTTAATTTGGATTTCGGTTGTCTACTTCCTTGCTAGTCCTAAAGATCAGTTTGATCAGACTACGGAGTTTTCCGATTCGACGAGAACCCCGTTAACGTTTCCAGCGCAAGTCGAAACAACCATGACTGCCCTGACAGGAACGgtgacgaagacgacgacgcaCAGCGAAGTGCCTTTCAATATTTACATATGCTCTACAGACCGCTGCATTGACGAAGGAGAGAGGCTGAGGCAATATATTACCGAACAAATCTCGCCCTGTGATAATTTTTACCAATACGTTTGCAGTGGTTGGGAGCTGGACACTCCTCTTCGGGATTTCGGACAAGGCATCGCAATTTCTACCGACGTATTTCTGGAAGAGAAAATGGCGAAGGCCTTAAGAGACTATATACTAGATGAGCGCAACGTCGACGTTGGCGCAACCCGAATGTTGTACAAGGCTTGCTTGAGGCCCGCGGGAAACTCTTTCGCCTTGTTACAGAGGGAAGTATTTGCGACACTGCCCGTGCGTACGTGGCCTTACAACGGCACGCATATGCAGTCTAACGATATTTGGGAGTTGGCTGGAACATTGCTTCGCAGGTACGGGATTGTCTCAATCCTAGACGTTACCATAGGCGTGCTTCGTGGCCACGACGATAAAACGATCGAGCTTTGTTACCCACGACATCTGCTTAAGGGTGATTATGCGAACGCCGAAGTATTGGAAACCTTCAGGTCAGCCGTCTTTGAAGCCGCCGAAGAATTTGGATGGTCAAGCGCAGCCGAAAGCCTAATCTCACAGGTGATTTCGGTGGCCCAGAATCTTGCACTCCTAATGGATGACGTCTCATCCTGGGATGTTCAAGTTTGGAAGTTTGATGAGTTCATTCATTCCAACAGAGACATTGGCGCATTTCTGAGATCAGTTTTTGAACGAGATGCGTTCGTCGACACGGCAGTCGTGCTGAGAAATTTGCGTCCGATCGAAAGACTCCAAGATTTTGCGTCAACCTCAAATGTCGACGCGTTTCTCAACTACTTGTGCTTCCGCGTCGTGGTTTATTTCTCGCCGCTGCTGGATCGCGATCGGTCGAGGCATCTTCGGCGTCTCGCTGGAAGCGAGATCGCTGGTCGCGTGCTTTCCGAACACAAGGAGTGGCTGCTCTGCCTCCGAATGGTGGAAAGCGCGCAGCCGGCTTGCCTGTCCAGAGCTTTGACCATGCAACAGGTCGCTGCAGGAACTTACGTGCCAAGCCGAATCTGGATTGGAAGGCTGGAAGACCAATTCTACCGTAACTTGAGGCGCCTTGCGTGGATGACAGAGATAAGCGTCAATGTTTTCAACGACGTCATCAGGAAATTCCGCGTAGCACGTTTTTTCGGGGCTTCCGTTTTCGACGACGACTACTGCCCCCAACCGCCGCCTTCCGAAATACGAGGTAGTAGCTCCATCGGTCTCTTCGTTCGCTTCGCCGCCAAGTATCAGCTCTGGCGTCTTCGGCAAATCGAAAGGCCTACAAGGCCCCGGGATTACGGCCACACGTTCGACATGCGTAGCAG GTACAACGTTGCCCAGCAGGCGGTGTACCTGCCGGTTGGACTCGTGGGTGACTCGCTTCCGGCCAACAGTACCATGCCCGTTTACCACGCGTCGCGTACGGCAGTGCGCCTCTACCTCGGACTGCTGCCGCTGGTCTACGAAAGGTGGGACAGCAACGAAAACACCGAGGCGCTGGAGGTGCTTGGTGGAAGTTCGGCCAGTCGCCTCGCCCATCTTCTGGACTGCTTGGAAGCCGATTGGTCAGCGATGCCCATGGAGCTGCGGCTCTCCACGGACGACGGGCAGATACGACCTGCCGAGGCACGCTACGCCATCCTGGCACAGAGTGCTGCTCTGGCGCTCGCGTATGCCGCCTTCAAGGTGACTGCTCATGCGTTACAGCatgtacagacgggtccactgttaaaggaatcacctgcgtga